The following proteins are co-located in the Aquarana catesbeiana isolate 2022-GZ linkage group LG02, ASM4218655v1, whole genome shotgun sequence genome:
- the RAI2 gene encoding retinoic acid-induced protein 2, giving the protein MEELYKETPELQVDLNSTPSSIPNKLENGVAQLITAEAWNINPSGLMKKALSPLVTVPAAPVLGPSSDSQSGVALKVAATVLQPICLGESPVVLPIHWQVAGSTPSQIGTSNSSPPYVITTQGPVPLPVLLEQHVFQHLNSPLVLPQGSSCPGATIQNHLFPGTAATVGQPQILDEKTSSPVQETVLPPVFQNPGFSAVLQDFFPSPNNLGTPSPCHISSDYASTNVHTVPPQAFSSPLSPLVPPATLLVPYPVIVPLPVPIPLPIPIPIPVPHTECPENANHQKTTVEIPKSCKSTQTPMEKEDIKPFESTGKPELAQFHRHSVIKMNNENEALDLSLKTETLVKSNDVISMNNQAVEEEGVLDLSFPVYKRCVNTTSAQNGTSVSYGQLGDSSSPSTGKKFPTPTTLNPSLAHHELTQKDTRVICTNSSELIRQQKWSSEQSNRGSYEPKSTNNIELVSSSQKAKVIVSVKDAVPAIFCGKIKGLSGVSTKNFSFKKDLPQDSTVQGYDVKTQADVKENADALRKPVKNRSVKLKKVNSQEIHILPIKKQRLAAFFPRK; this is encoded by the coding sequence ATGGAGGAACTCTATAAGGAAACACCAGAACTACAGGTTGACTTGAATAGCACCCCTTCTTCTATCCCAAACAAACTTGAGAATGGGGTTGCCCAGCTTATTACTGCGGAAGCTTGGAATATTAATCCATCTGGTCTTATGAAAAAAGCTCTTTCTCCTCTAGTAACTGTTCCAGCAGCCCCTGTTCTTGGCCCCTCTTCCGATTCCCAGAGTGGAGTAGCACTAAAAGTGGCTGCAACTGTACTTCAGCCTATTTGTCTTGGAGAAAGCCCTGTTGTGCTTCCAATACACTGGCAAGTTGCAGGTAGTACACCATCTCAAATAGGTACTAGCAACAGCAGCCCACCATATGTTATCACCACACAAGGGCCTGTCCCATTGCCTGTGCTTTTGGAGCAACACGTTTTTCAGCACTTGAACTCTCCTCTGGTATTGCCACAAGGATCGTCATGTCCTGGCGCTACAATTCAAAACCATCTTTTTCCTGGAACTGCTGCTACAGTTGGTCAACCCCAAATTCTTGATGAAAAGACTTCTAGCCCAGTGCAAGAAACAGTTCTGCCACCTGTTTTTCAAAATCCAGGTTTTTCAGCTGTGCTGCAAGATTTCTTTCCGTCGCCAAACAATCTAGGCACACCTTCCCCGTGTCATATATCTTCAGATTACGCCTCTACCAATGTCCACACTGTTCCACCGCAAGCCTTTAGCTCGCCTTTATCACCACTAGTTCCTCCTGCCACTCTCCTGGTACCGTATCCAGTTATAGTCCCTTTGCCAGTGCCAATACCTTTACCAATTCCAATCCCCATACCAGTGCCACACACTGAATGTCCAGAGAATGCAAACCATCAAAAAACAACAGTAGAAATCCCAAAGAGTTGCAAAAGCACACAGACCCCAATGGAAAAAGAAGACATTAAGCCTTTTGAATCCACAGGAAAGccagaacttgcacaatttcatcgGCACTCTGTCATCAAAATGAACAATGAAAACGAAGCGCTGGATCTTTCGTTAAAAACCGAAACACTGGTGAAAAGCAATGATGTGATTAGTATGAATAACCAAGCagtggaggaagaaggtgttttaGATCTTTCATTCCCAGTTTACAAAAGATGCGTTAATACTACAAGTGCTCAGAATGGAACTTCTGTGTCGTACGGGCAACTTGGTGACTCTTCAAGCCCTTCCACTGGTAAAAAATTTCCTACCCCTACAACACTAAATCCAAGCCTTGCGCATCATGAGCTGACGCAGAAAGATACCCGCGTCATCTGCACTAATTCTAGTGAACTTATAAGACAGCAGAAATGGTCTTCTGAACAAAGCAACAGAGGTAGCTATGAGCCCAAATCCACCAACAACATAGAACTTGTGAGTAGCTCCCAAAAAGCAAAAGTCATTGTTTCTGTAAAAGATGCTGTGCCTGCCATATTCTGTGGCAAAATCAAAGGGCTTTCTGGTGTGTctacaaaaaacttttcttttaagaAAGATTTACCACAAGACTCTACTGTGCAGGGCTATGATGTGAAGACTCAGGCAGACGTAAAGGAGAATGCTGATGCATTAAGGAAACCAGTAAAGAACAGAAGTGTTAAATTAAAGAAAGTGAATTCACAAGAAATACACATACTCCCAATCAAAAAGCAAAGACTAGCTGCTTTCTTTCCAAGGAAATAG